In one Mesorhizobium australicum genomic region, the following are encoded:
- a CDS encoding FAD binding domain-containing protein: MKPAPFKYLRARTVDEVTEALSAASGEGKIIAGGQSLMPMINFRLVKPAVLIDINNVPGLASIGLEGDRLRLGATVRHRMTATDPLVRDRVPIVHEAMHHVAHLTVRNRGTFCGSVCHADPAAEMPLMTLLLDGKIEAASVRGSRTIAAADFFAGALVNTLEPDEFVTSILIDTLSPDTGWAFKEFAKRHGDFALACVATTLRLRDGVAADVRFGMMGVGETPLRLGGVEALVEGRQVSAELLDEVASLLADTLEPNTDLHASADYRRRLAGKLARRALSDAWRRASASGDAQQ, translated from the coding sequence ATGAAACCTGCACCCTTCAAATATCTGCGTGCGCGCACGGTCGACGAGGTTACCGAAGCGCTTTCGGCCGCCAGCGGGGAAGGCAAGATCATCGCCGGCGGTCAGAGCCTGATGCCGATGATCAATTTCCGGCTTGTGAAGCCGGCCGTGCTCATCGACATCAATAACGTTCCCGGCCTCGCTTCGATCGGACTGGAAGGTGACCGATTGCGCTTGGGCGCGACGGTCCGGCACCGGATGACGGCGACCGATCCTCTTGTCCGCGACCGGGTGCCCATCGTGCATGAGGCCATGCATCATGTCGCCCATCTGACGGTTCGCAATCGCGGCACGTTCTGCGGCAGCGTCTGCCATGCCGATCCAGCTGCGGAAATGCCGTTGATGACGCTGCTCCTCGATGGAAAGATCGAGGCAGCTTCCGTTCGTGGTAGCCGGACGATCGCCGCGGCCGACTTCTTTGCCGGTGCCCTCGTGAACACCCTCGAGCCGGACGAGTTCGTGACGTCGATCTTGATCGACACCCTCTCTCCCGACACGGGGTGGGCTTTCAAGGAGTTTGCTAAGCGGCATGGCGACTTCGCGCTGGCCTGTGTCGCGACCACGTTGCGGCTCCGGGACGGTGTGGCCGCGGACGTCCGTTTCGGCATGATGGGGGTTGGAGAAACACCGCTTCGCCTGGGTGGGGTAGAGGCACTCGTGGAAGGCAGGCAGGTTTCGGCCGAACTGCTGGATGAGGTGGCAAGCCTGCTCGCCGATACGCTGGAGCCGAATACGGATCTTCATGCGTCGGCGGATTATCGGCGGCGTCTTGCCGGCAAGCTGGCGCGCCGCGCCCTTTCCGATGCCTGGCGCAGGGCATCCGCTTCCGGGGACGCGCAGCAATGA
- a CDS encoding branched-chain amino acid ABC transporter permease — translation MSIQSATTTTSSRRGVPLSAVCLACLAAVALAAPFFVYPLFLMKILCFVLFASAVNLVLGFAGLLSLGHAAFFGGAAYVAAHSAKVWGFPFELAVLSAVAFSTLLGFVFGFLAIRRQGIYFAMVTLALAQMIYFLAIQMPFTGGEDGITAVPRGRLFGLVNLADSLAMYYVVLALVAFGLLVIWRTVHSPFGHVLAAIKENEARATSLGLQPNRYKLIAFTLSAALSGLAGALKAIAFQVASLLDVTWHMSGEVILMTLIGGMGTLIGPGIGAAFVVALEHYLSTSGLPITFIIGVIFMVCVMLFRKGIFGELRAWYFRWAGKD, via the coding sequence ATGTCAATCCAGTCGGCCACCACCACCACCTCGTCCCGCCGTGGCGTTCCTCTTAGCGCGGTGTGCCTCGCTTGCCTCGCAGCCGTCGCGCTCGCCGCGCCGTTCTTCGTCTACCCGCTATTCCTGATGAAGATCCTGTGCTTCGTCCTCTTCGCCTCCGCAGTGAACCTCGTTCTCGGCTTCGCGGGACTCCTGTCTCTCGGCCACGCTGCGTTCTTCGGCGGCGCGGCCTATGTCGCCGCGCATTCGGCGAAGGTATGGGGCTTCCCTTTCGAGCTTGCGGTCCTCTCCGCCGTCGCCTTCTCGACGCTGCTCGGCTTTGTGTTCGGCTTCCTCGCGATCCGGCGGCAGGGCATCTACTTCGCTATGGTCACGCTGGCGCTTGCGCAGATGATCTACTTCCTCGCCATCCAGATGCCGTTCACCGGCGGCGAGGACGGCATCACCGCCGTGCCGCGCGGCCGGCTGTTCGGCCTCGTCAACCTCGCCGATTCGCTGGCGATGTACTATGTCGTGCTGGCGCTGGTCGCATTCGGCCTGTTGGTAATATGGCGCACGGTACATTCGCCCTTCGGCCACGTCTTGGCGGCGATCAAGGAAAACGAGGCGCGGGCGACGTCGCTCGGCCTCCAGCCCAACCGCTACAAGCTGATCGCCTTCACCCTCTCGGCTGCGCTGTCGGGTCTCGCAGGCGCGCTCAAGGCGATCGCGTTTCAGGTGGCTTCGTTACTCGATGTGACCTGGCACATGTCTGGCGAGGTCATCCTGATGACGCTGATCGGCGGCATGGGCACGCTGATCGGCCCCGGCATCGGCGCGGCTTTCGTGGTCGCGCTGGAACATTATCTGTCCACCAGCGGTCTGCCGATCACCTTCATCATCGGCGTGATCTTCATGGTCTGCGTGATGCTGTTCCGCAAAGGCATCTTCGGAGAATTGCGCGCATGGTACTTCCGCTGGGCGGGTAAAGACTGA
- a CDS encoding winged helix-turn-helix transcriptional regulator, translating to MRKTVEIVLDSWTFLIIREAFFGVQSFEKFQRRLGIPRQTLSTRLAALVENQILVQGRRQGERASGYFFTERGKDLFSTMLALMEFGDKWLTGGERPPLQLIHTRCGCECHPVTVCSECLEPVNARDVTFRDGPGAGYSPYEIKLRSRRSSDPALLERVRPCSVARTLQIIGDRWSFLILREAWFGVRRFDEMIDKLGIATNILSDRLAHLVEAGVFRKEPYRKGGDRFEYRFTEMGKDLYRPMIVMMRWGDRWLSDGKPPLRLRHRLCGSDFEPLVVCSHCKEPIVANETNYILTYELDE from the coding sequence GTGCGGAAAACTGTCGAGATCGTTCTCGACAGCTGGACGTTCCTCATCATCCGCGAGGCCTTCTTCGGCGTTCAAAGCTTCGAGAAGTTTCAGCGCCGCCTCGGCATTCCCCGCCAGACGCTGTCGACGCGGCTGGCGGCGCTCGTCGAGAACCAGATTCTCGTACAGGGCCGTAGACAGGGCGAGCGCGCCAGCGGCTATTTCTTCACGGAGCGAGGCAAAGACCTGTTCTCCACCATGCTGGCGCTGATGGAGTTCGGCGACAAATGGTTGACAGGAGGCGAGCGGCCGCCGCTGCAACTTATTCACACCCGCTGCGGCTGCGAATGCCACCCCGTCACCGTCTGCTCCGAATGCCTTGAGCCGGTCAATGCGCGTGACGTGACGTTCCGCGACGGCCCGGGAGCGGGCTATTCGCCCTACGAGATCAAGCTCAGGAGCCGTCGCAGTTCCGATCCCGCGCTTCTGGAGCGCGTGCGCCCCTGCTCTGTCGCGCGCACGCTCCAGATCATCGGTGACCGCTGGAGCTTCCTGATCCTGCGCGAGGCGTGGTTCGGCGTGCGCCGTTTCGACGAGATGATCGACAAGCTCGGCATCGCCACCAACATCCTGTCCGACCGGCTCGCGCATCTGGTTGAAGCGGGCGTTTTCCGCAAGGAGCCGTACCGCAAGGGCGGCGACCGTTTCGAGTACCGCTTTACGGAGATGGGCAAGGATCTCTATCGCCCGATGATCGTGATGATGCGCTGGGGCGACCGCTGGCTCTCCGACGGCAAGCCGCCGCTCAGGCTGCGTCATCGCCTGTGCGGTTCCGACTTCGAGCCGCTGGTGGTTTGCAGCCATTGCAAGGAGCCGATCGTCGCCAACGAGACCAATTATATCTTGACCTACGAGCTGGATGAGTAG
- a CDS encoding (2Fe-2S)-binding protein: protein MTEIEITLSVNGLTYTRRVEPRMLLSDFLRHELGLTGTHVGCEHGVCGACTVLLDGRSARSCLTLAAQAEGVQIDTIEGQGTPEQLGRIQQAFQNHHGLQCGFCTPGMIMTIADMLKHHPLETDEQIREALSGNICRCTGYQHIVNAVRELARERGPLK, encoded by the coding sequence ATGACCGAGATCGAAATCACCCTCTCCGTCAATGGCCTGACCTACACGCGCAGGGTCGAGCCTCGTATGCTGCTCAGCGACTTCCTGCGGCACGAACTGGGACTGACCGGAACCCATGTCGGATGCGAGCACGGCGTCTGCGGGGCGTGTACAGTTCTCCTCGATGGAAGGAGCGCACGGTCCTGCCTCACTTTGGCGGCCCAGGCCGAAGGCGTCCAGATCGATACGATCGAGGGGCAGGGCACGCCCGAACAACTCGGCAGAATCCAACAGGCGTTCCAGAACCATCACGGGTTGCAGTGCGGTTTCTGCACGCCCGGCATGATCATGACCATAGCGGACATGCTGAAGCATCACCCGCTCGAGACGGACGAGCAGATCCGCGAGGCGCTGTCGGGCAATATCTGCCGCTGCACCGGCTATCAGCACATCGTCAATGCCGTCCGCGAACTTGCCAGGGAAAGAGGACCGTTGAAATGA
- a CDS encoding xanthine dehydrogenase family protein molybdopterin-binding subunit has protein sequence MSRADFSVELRPKLVGKRIKRTEDPRLLAGVGRYVDDMNPQGTVHVAVRRSDQPHARIVGVDVGDALSVPGVVAIYEAADIEGEVNPAIPSSRMPGYYATPIWPLARGKVRYVGEPVVAVVAESRYAAEDALEHISIQYDPLPFAIRQVDAVEDDAPLLHEEAGTNVIIKREFKRGDVDSVIASAPVTVKGRFRMTRKTAVAMENRTYLAEWDARRQSLTLHTSSGSPGIIRDVLSDCLDLPATRLRVVAPDVGGSFGAKGSLYNEEMLVCILARKLGRPVKFTSDRLEDLSATSQAWDELIDAELAVDTDGTMLGLRADVIGDIGAFAIYPWTAALEPVQVVSFLPGPYRMEHYRGRIRGVLTPKPPTGPYRGVGRPSSTFAMERLVDMAARKLGMDPVEFRRRNLVRDEEFPYRTASGIIWDKSAFQDCLKGACDHADYPALTQERTAARAAGRWVGIGLASYAELTGIGSRISVAPGMPINTGTETSRIEIDSTGSVTAAFGVASHGQGLETTLAQIIVDEMGCKLEDILVQHGDSALVPMSTGTYASRSAVLGGGAAILAARAVKAKVLRAAAYLMEQDVADLDMHEGVISSRTSNLTLTLKEVATAVYKQMGRIPLEQRDDLVASETYDPFLGTACSSTHLAMVEVDPDTYGVRILRYVVAEDCGKIINPMIVDGQVHGAVAQGIGAALLEEIVHDDQGQAVTASLADYLVPVATNVPDIGIVHVEADLPANVGGFRGMGEGGTIGAPAAVANAVADALAHLGVSVETLPITPERIFRLLERRSDS, from the coding sequence ATGAGCAGGGCTGATTTCTCGGTCGAGCTGCGTCCGAAGCTCGTTGGCAAACGCATCAAGCGGACGGAGGACCCGCGCCTTCTTGCCGGGGTGGGGCGCTACGTCGACGACATGAACCCGCAGGGAACCGTCCATGTCGCGGTGCGTCGGTCGGACCAACCCCATGCCCGGATCGTCGGCGTGGATGTCGGCGACGCCCTGTCGGTTCCCGGCGTGGTGGCCATCTACGAGGCAGCGGACATCGAAGGCGAGGTGAACCCCGCGATCCCGAGCTCGCGAATGCCGGGATATTACGCGACCCCGATCTGGCCGTTGGCCCGAGGGAAAGTCCGCTATGTCGGCGAGCCGGTCGTCGCCGTCGTTGCAGAAAGCCGGTATGCGGCGGAGGACGCGCTCGAACATATCTCAATCCAGTACGACCCACTGCCATTTGCAATCCGTCAGGTCGATGCGGTCGAAGACGATGCCCCTCTTCTCCACGAAGAGGCGGGAACGAATGTCATCATCAAACGCGAGTTCAAGCGTGGCGATGTCGACAGCGTGATCGCCTCTGCTCCGGTCACCGTCAAGGGTCGGTTCCGGATGACACGCAAGACCGCCGTTGCGATGGAGAACCGGACCTACCTCGCGGAGTGGGATGCCCGAAGGCAATCGCTGACGCTTCACACGTCGTCCGGCAGTCCCGGAATCATCCGCGACGTTCTGTCCGACTGCCTCGACCTGCCGGCGACGAGATTGCGCGTCGTCGCCCCGGATGTCGGCGGAAGCTTCGGGGCGAAGGGGTCGCTCTATAATGAAGAGATGCTCGTCTGCATTCTGGCCCGCAAGCTGGGGCGTCCGGTCAAGTTCACCAGCGACAGGCTGGAGGATCTTTCCGCCACCAGCCAGGCTTGGGATGAGCTGATCGACGCCGAGCTGGCCGTCGACACTGACGGAACGATGCTGGGGCTTCGTGCCGACGTCATTGGTGATATCGGCGCCTTCGCCATCTATCCGTGGACGGCTGCGCTCGAACCCGTGCAGGTGGTCAGCTTTCTGCCCGGTCCCTACAGGATGGAGCACTATCGTGGACGCATCCGCGGCGTCCTTACGCCGAAGCCGCCGACCGGCCCGTATCGCGGCGTCGGACGGCCTTCCTCGACCTTCGCGATGGAGCGTCTCGTCGACATGGCTGCGCGCAAGCTCGGCATGGATCCGGTAGAGTTTCGGCGCCGCAATCTCGTCAGGGACGAGGAGTTCCCCTATCGCACCGCTTCCGGCATCATCTGGGACAAGTCCGCTTTCCAGGATTGCCTGAAAGGGGCGTGCGATCACGCGGACTATCCCGCTCTCACGCAGGAGAGAACGGCGGCGCGTGCCGCCGGACGATGGGTTGGCATCGGCCTTGCGAGCTACGCCGAACTCACAGGCATCGGCTCGCGCATATCCGTCGCTCCGGGCATGCCCATCAATACGGGAACGGAAACATCGCGGATCGAGATCGATTCGACCGGCTCCGTGACCGCCGCATTCGGCGTCGCCTCGCACGGGCAAGGCCTGGAAACCACCCTGGCGCAGATCATCGTCGACGAGATGGGCTGCAAGCTGGAGGACATTCTGGTTCAGCATGGCGACAGCGCGCTCGTCCCCATGTCGACCGGCACCTATGCCAGTCGCTCCGCCGTTCTGGGTGGAGGGGCGGCCATTCTCGCTGCGAGGGCGGTGAAAGCGAAGGTGCTGCGCGCAGCCGCCTATCTGATGGAGCAGGATGTCGCCGATCTCGACATGCATGAGGGGGTCATTTCAAGCCGCACTTCCAATCTCACCCTGACGTTGAAAGAGGTGGCCACGGCAGTCTACAAGCAGATGGGACGTATCCCGCTGGAGCAGCGGGACGATCTTGTGGCCTCCGAGACTTATGATCCCTTTCTCGGTACGGCATGCTCGTCGACGCATCTGGCGATGGTCGAAGTGGACCCGGATACCTATGGTGTCAGGATTCTCCGCTACGTCGTTGCCGAGGACTGCGGGAAGATCATCAACCCCATGATCGTCGATGGACAGGTCCACGGAGCGGTCGCGCAGGGTATTGGAGCGGCGCTGCTGGAAGAGATCGTCCATGACGATCAGGGACAGGCGGTCACCGCAAGCCTCGCGGACTATCTGGTGCCGGTCGCGACCAATGTGCCCGATATCGGCATCGTCCATGTCGAAGCGGACCTGCCGGCCAATGTCGGCGGCTTCCGGGGGATGGGGGAGGGCGGCACGATTGGCGCGCCGGCCGCGGTTGCGAATGCCGTGGCCGACGCGCTCGCGCATCTCGGTGTTTCCGTCGAAACGCTGCCCATAACGCCGGAGCGGATCTTCAGGTTGCTGGAAAGGCGGTCCGATAGCTGA
- a CDS encoding MBL fold metallo-hydrolase, translating into MKMHLLAGGRLRMRRSIYVPGAAREETIELPVHASLIRHPKGNVLFDSGCSPEAASDAEGRWGGLAKVMTPIFRPEQTVLSELENLRLSPDDIDVVVCSHLHPDHCGCNEHFRRATIYCHAAEVAAAKAEGGEQQGYLPREWNQPQGFEQFNSEHDLFGDEKIVLVPMPGHTPGLTVARIALDRDGVFVLASDAAPLQANIDSGAPPKNTWNMDLAADALARLRRFRDQGETVISAHDEEQWQRLRKGAAFYE; encoded by the coding sequence ATGAAGATGCATCTACTTGCGGGAGGACGCCTGCGCATGCGGCGGTCGATCTATGTACCCGGTGCCGCGCGCGAAGAGACGATCGAGCTGCCGGTCCACGCGTCGTTGATCCGGCATCCGAAGGGCAACGTGCTGTTCGACAGCGGATGCAGCCCCGAGGCGGCGAGCGATGCGGAAGGGCGATGGGGTGGGCTCGCAAAGGTGATGACGCCGATCTTCAGACCCGAGCAAACCGTCTTGAGTGAACTGGAAAATCTCCGCCTGTCACCCGACGACATCGACGTCGTGGTATGTTCGCATCTCCATCCTGATCATTGCGGATGCAACGAGCATTTTCGTCGTGCGACGATCTATTGCCACGCCGCCGAGGTAGCGGCGGCGAAGGCGGAGGGCGGAGAACAGCAGGGCTATCTTCCCCGCGAATGGAACCAGCCCCAGGGCTTCGAGCAGTTCAACAGTGAGCATGACCTGTTCGGAGACGAAAAGATCGTGCTGGTGCCGATGCCGGGCCACACGCCCGGCCTGACGGTTGCCAGAATCGCTCTCGATCGCGACGGGGTCTTCGTTCTTGCCTCCGACGCCGCGCCATTGCAGGCCAACATCGACAGCGGGGCGCCGCCGAAAAACACATGGAACATGGATCTGGCGGCCGACGCGCTTGCGCGGCTCAGGCGCTTCCGCGACCAAGGGGAAACCGTCATCTCCGCTCATGACGAGGAGCAGTGGCAGCGACTGCGCAAGGGCGCAGCTTTCTACGAATGA